The Mytilus trossulus isolate FHL-02 chromosome 13, PNRI_Mtr1.1.1.hap1, whole genome shotgun sequence genome has a segment encoding these proteins:
- the LOC134695211 gene encoding uncharacterized protein LOC134695211 produces MVSNAFFLMVTLCSFVLALITAATKLIVRITTMESNPSNKTDGSGNYFCFDVRHDGINYLNIGSTMLMYIIPSIMVTALYTGLVNISSSSITRIQQYRDNNNRITIIERHNSIPNMSATNRILPNATEARKTGAKNCQSVTTLIMFFLVSTVPISCIEICLSITYSTQPLKIFLLYLKTVMCILHAIGEGALYKEKRRRVMMFLYKYLSSTTSTSIVRRMSRDVLGQAVIFHTNVQLSTLKEESIETIHVPDNVEQSNTVTQDEVFTADITLRKSSALQQNEYDKQLYIETNKKREKNERVTNRIQVKSTETFKNCGNTTSETEENLKNNDGKSPQEMFENTKTPTKCKTPDIDLKPRDHHVHTSPKVVHRCKESAFVTRSIAGITRKISSSKRYKSFSPINNYALNSPCRFFDQPSIQLHIFDDNPLESNIPFYEQSSGTSSRDWQLQNSRH; encoded by the coding sequence ATGGTCAGTAATGCATTTTTTCTAATGGTGACTTTATGCAGTTTCGTTCTCGCCTTGATTACAGCCGCAACTAAACTAATTGTCAGAATCACCACCATGGAATCAAACCCAAGCAACAAAACAGACGGAAGCGGAAACTACTTCTGTTTTGATGTCCGCCATGATGGAATAAATTACCTTAATATTGGTAGTACCATGTTAATGTATATCATTCCTTCCATTATGGTCACTGCTTTATATACAGGACTCGTTAATATATCCTCTTCCTCTATAACCAGAATTCAACAATATAGAGATAATAACAATAGAATCACAATTATCGAAAGACATAATAGCATTCCCAACATGTCAGCCACGAATCGAATACTCCCAAATGCAACAGAGGCTAGgaagacaggcgcaaaaaattGCCAGTCGGTTACAACCCTCATAATGTTCTTTTTGGTTTCAACCGTACCGATAAGCTGTATTGAGATTTGTCTAAGCATAACTTACAGTACTCAACCTCTCAAAATCTTTCTACTGTATTTGAAGACTGTTATGTGTATTCTGCATGCTATCGGAGAAGGGGCACTTTATAAAGAAAAACGGCGAAGGGTTATGATGTTCCTTTATAAATACCTCAGCTCAACGACCTCGACGTCTATTGTTAGAAGGATGTCGCGTGATGTACTTGGGCAAGCGGTTATATTTCATACCAATGTTCAACTGTCAACGTTGAAAGAGGAGTCAATTGAGACCATACATGTACCCGACAACGTTGAACAGTCAAACACAGTAACTCAAGACGAGGTTTTCACAGCGGACATAACTCTTCGAAAGTCATCAGCGCTCCAACAAAATGAATATGATAAGCAGTTatatatagaaacaaataagaaaagagaaaaaaatgaacgtGTTACCAATAGGATACAAGTTAAAAGTACAGAAACTTTCAAAAACTGTGGCAATACAACGTCTGAGACAGAAGAAAATCTGAAGAACAACGATGGCAAAAGCCCGCaggaaatgtttgaaaatacaaaaacaccTACCAAATGTAAAACACCAGATATAGATTTAAAGCCAAGGGATCACCATGTACATACGTCACCAAAAGTAGTGCACAGGTGTAAAGAATCAGCATTCGTGACGCGTAGTATCGCTGGAATAACAAGAAAGATAAGTTCATCCAAAAGATACAAATCTTTcagtccaataaataactatgCTCTTAACAGTCCATGCAGATTCTTTGACCAACCTTCCATACAGTTACACATATTTGATGATAATCCTTTGGAGTCAAACATCCCATTCTATGAACAGTCATCAGGCACATCTTCCCGTGATTGGCAACTACAGAATTCAAGACATTAA